One stretch of Streptomyces hygroscopicus DNA includes these proteins:
- a CDS encoding potassium transporter KtrA: MTRSLPTVVRTHLSALRILLVLTVVTGVLYPLAVTGVAQGAFPHEANGSRITRHGTVLGSSLIGQNFALPKTHPGNPNETLRPDPAWFQPRPSAGGYDPLATGASNLGPNNPVLVRSVEARRAAVARFDGVAPRDVPADAVAASGSGLDPHISPAYAYEQVNRVARTRGLRPATVHALVTAHVEDRVLGFLGERRVNVVQLNAALADHR, encoded by the coding sequence GTGACCCGCTCGCTTCCCACCGTGGTCCGCACCCACCTGTCCGCCCTGCGGATCCTGCTCGTGCTCACCGTCGTCACCGGCGTCCTCTACCCGCTCGCCGTCACCGGAGTGGCCCAGGGCGCCTTCCCGCACGAGGCCAACGGCTCACGGATCACCCGGCACGGCACGGTCCTGGGCTCCAGTCTGATCGGCCAGAACTTCGCCCTCCCCAAGACCCACCCGGGGAATCCCAACGAGACACTCAGACCCGATCCCGCGTGGTTCCAGCCCCGCCCGTCCGCCGGCGGCTACGACCCCCTGGCCACCGGGGCCTCCAACCTCGGCCCCAACAACCCGGTCCTGGTCCGGTCGGTCGAGGCGCGGCGTGCCGCGGTCGCGAGGTTCGACGGCGTCGCCCCCAGGGACGTCCCGGCCGACGCGGTCGCCGCCTCCGGCTCCGGCCTCGATCCGCATATCTCCCCGGCGTACGCCTATGAGCAGGTGAACCGGGTCGCCAGGACCCGAGGGCTGCGGCCGGCGACCGTGCACGCGCTGGTCACCGCCCACGTCGAGGACCGCGTCCTCGGCTTCCTGGGCGAGCGGCGGGTGAACGTCGTCCAGCTCAATGCCGCACTGGCCGACCACCGATGA